A genomic stretch from Microcebus murinus isolate Inina chromosome 19, M.murinus_Inina_mat1.0, whole genome shotgun sequence includes:
- the TAF5L gene encoding TAF5-like RNA polymerase II p300/CBP-associated factor-associated factor 65 kDa subunit 5L has translation MKRVRTEQIQMAVSCYLKRRQYMDSDGPLKQGLRLSQTAEEMAANLTVQSESGCANIVSAAPCQAEPQQYEVQFGRLRNFLTDSDSQHSHEVMPLLYPLFVYLHLNLVQNSPKSTVESFYSRFHGMFLQNASQKDVIEQLQTTQTIQDVLSNFKLRAFLDNKYVVRLQEDSYNYLIRYLQSDNNTALCKVLTLHIHLDVQPAKRTDYQLYASGSSSRNESNGLEPPDMPSPILQNEAALEVLQESIKRVKDGPPSLTTICFYAFYNTEQLLNTAEISPDSKLLAAGFDNSCIKLWSLRSKKLKSEPHQVDVSRIHLACDVLEEEDDEEDNAGAEMKILRGHCGPVYSTRFLADSSGLLSCSEDMSIRYWDLGSFTNTVLYQGHAYPVWDLDISPYSLYFASGSHDRTARLWSFDRTYPLRIYAGHLADVDCVKFHPNSNYLATGSTDKTVRLWSAQQGNSVRLFTGHRGPVLSLAFSPNGKYLASAGEDQRLKLWDLASGTLYKELRGHTDNITSLTFSPDSGLVASASMDNSVRVWDIRNTYCSVPADGSSSELVGVYTGQMSNVLSVQFMACNLLLVTGITQENQEH, from the exons ATGAAACGAGTGCGCACCGAGCAGATTCAGATGGCAGTGTCCTGCTACCTCAAACGCCGGCAATACATGGACTCAGACGGTCCCCTGAAGCAAGGACTACGGCTGTCACAGACTGCTGAGGAGATGGCGGCGAATCTCACAG TTCAATCAGAATCTGGTTGTGCCAACATAGTGTCTGCAGCCCCTTGCCAGGCAGAACCCCAGCAATATGAAGTACAGTTTGGACGACTGAGGAATTTTCTCACTG ATTCTGATTCCCAGCATAGCCACGAAGTGATGCCTCTCCTCTATCCTCTCTTTGTCTACCTCCATCTCAACCTGGTCCAGAATAGTCCGAAGAGCACAGTGGAAAGTTTTTACAGCCGCTTCCATGGAATGTTTCTGCAGAACGCCAGCCAGAAGGACGTCATCGAGCAGCTGCAGACTACCCAGACCATCCAGGACGTCCTGTCTAACTTCAAGCTCCGAGCATTCCTAGATAACAAGTACGTGGTCCGCCTCCAAGAAGACAGCTACAACTACCTTATCCGCTACCTCCAAAGTGACAACAATACTGCCCTCTGCAAAGTCCTGACCTTACATATCCATCTTGATGTGCAGCCTGCCAAGAGAACAGACTACCAGCTCTATGCTAGTGGCAGCTCCTCTCGCAATGAGAGCAACGGCTTAGAGCCCCCTGATATGCCCAGCCCTATTCTGCAGAACGAGGCTGCCCTGGAGGTCTTGCAGGAGAGCATTAAGCGTGTCAAGGAcgggcctccctccctcactACCATCTGCTTCTATGCCTTCTATAACACAGAGCAACTGTTGAACACTGCAGAAATCTCCCCTGACAGCAAGCTGCTTGCTGCTGGGTTTGACAACTCTTGTATAAAACTTTGGAGTTTACGATCCAAGAAGTTAAAATCAGAGCCCCATCAAGTAGACGTGTCCCGCATCCACTTGGCTTGTGATGTTCTGGAAGAGGAG GATGATGAGGAGGATAATGCAGGCGCAGAGATGAAGATACTGCGGGGACATTGTGGACCAGTGTACAGCACGAGGTTCCTTGCAGACAGCTCAGGGTTGCTCTCTTGTTCTGAAGACATGTCCATCCGATACTGGGACCTGGGGAGTTTCACCAACACTGTGCTGTACCAAGGACATGCCTATCCTGTGTGGGACCTGGACATCAGCCCGTACAGTCTGTACTTCGCCAGCGGGTCCCACGACCGCACCGCCAGGCTGTGGTCCTTTGATCGGACGTACCCGCTGAGGATATATGCAGGACACCTGGCAGATGTGGACTGTGTCAAATTCCACCCGAATTCAAACTACTTAGCTACCGGCTCAACCGACAAGACCGTCCGGCTGTGGAGCGCCCAGCAGGGGAACTCGGTGAGGCTCTTCACCGGCCACCGTGGCCCCGTGCTCTCCCTTGCCTTCTCCCCCAACGGTAAGTACCTGGCGTCCGCGGGCGAGGACCAGCGGTTGAAGCTGTGGGACTTGGCCTCTGGGACCCTTTATAAAGAACTGAGAGGCCACACAGACAATATCACCAGCCTCACCTTCAGTCCGGACAGTGGCTTGGTCGCCTCTGCCTCCATGGACAACTCGGTGCGCGTCTGGGACATCAGGAACACTTACTGCAGCGTGCCTGCCGACGGCTCCTCCAGCGAGCTCGTGGGCGTGTACACCGGGCAGATGAGCAACGTCCTGAGTGTGCAGTTCATGGCCTGCAACCTTCTTCTGGTGACTGGAATCACACAAGAAAATCAGGaacattaa